Proteins from a genomic interval of Rhipicephalus microplus isolate Deutch F79 chromosome 6, USDA_Rmic, whole genome shotgun sequence:
- the LOC142766022 gene encoding sulfotransferase 2A6-like, producing MGLKLYPSIEGLCIPRAFHEKNFRSAIGYKAREGDIFIVTYPKCGTNWTQYIVCNILTRGNPPSDIDDYDLMTPFLDARGAEAAENRLGGGPIVTHLPGGVFEPSDCAKYIYVARNPYDCAVSYYYFLRGFTPNAFPDFGTFLDTFLSGEVPCGDYFDHLLSWYEHRRDANVLLITYEDLKADSTAQLLRIADFLGEEYATELRQDEALLQRIIAASRLEKMKAFIKYNPVDRFRSNNCETGAVSRQSPNFVNVAEVINGPVSKVPSAFLRKGIVGDWKNHFTSEQLQKTKAWISEKTAGSDVMSLWKANILPSV from the exons ATGGGCCTGAAGCTTTATCCTTCTATCGAAGGGCTCTGCATACCAAGAGCGTTCCACGAAAAGAACTTTCGCTCTGCGATTGGGTACAAGGCACGCGAAGGAGACATCTTTATCGTCACTTACCCAAAATGTGGGACCAACTGGACTCAATACATCGTGTGCAACATTCTGACTCGTGGAAACCCGCCATCTGATATTGACGACTACGATCTCATGACGCCGTTCCTTGACGCTAGGGGAGCCGAGGCTGCGGAAAATCGTCTCGGAGGAGGCCCCATCGTGACGCACCTGCCAGGTGGCGTGTTTGAACCAAGTGATTGCGCCAAGTACATTTACGTCGCTAGAAATCCGTATGACTGCGCTGTTTCTTATTACTATTTCCTCAGAGGATTCACGCCAAACGCTTTCCCGGATTTCGGCACCTTCTTGGACACGTTCCTATCTGGAGAG GTTCCATGCGGTGATTACTTCGACCACTTGTTGTCCTGGTATGAGCATCGACGAGATGCCAATGTCCTGCTCATAACTTACGAAGACCTAAAGGCCGACAGCACGGCACAGCTTCTCAGGATCGCCGATTTCCTTGGCGAAGAGTATGCAACAGAACTTCGTCAAGATGAAGCACTGCTCCAGCGCATCATCGCCGCTTCTCGCCTGGAGAAGATGAAGGCGTTCATCAAGTACAACCCAGTTGACAGATTTCGGTCAAACAATTGCGAAACAGGAGCGGTCAGCCGACAGTCTCCGAACTTTGTCAACGTTGCCGAAGTGATAAACGGTCCCGTCTCTAAAGTACCATCTGCCTTTTTAAGAAAAGGAATTGTGGGAGACTGGAAAAATcactttaccagtgaacaactgCAAAAAACTAAAGCCTGGATATCTGAAAAGACGGCTGGTAGCGATGTAATGAGCCTGTGGAAGGCAAATATTCTCCCCAGTGTATAA